The following are encoded together in the Pseudoalteromonas shioyasakiensis genome:
- the hutI gene encoding imidazolonepropionase, whose protein sequence is MHTTNNDQALWDLLITDANIATMDPAVDAPYGAIENAAIAVKDGKIAWLGAQTDLPKFDALATPTVSAKGQWLTPGLIDCHTHLVFAGSRAEEFEQRLQGVSYEQISANGGGIASTVRATREADHETLFVSAKERLNALYAEGVTTVEVKSGYGLDCENEIKLLEVARLLGENHPVDVKTTFLGAHALPPEYKGRSDEYIELVCGEMLDRVVEADLADAVDAFCENVGFSNEQTRRVFEAAKKHNLPVKLHAEQLSNQHGAELVAEFNGLSADHIEHLDEAGIQAMAKAGTAAVLLPGAFYFLRETKYPPIELLQQYQVPIAISTDFNPGTSPLCSLHLMMNMACTIFRMTPEQALAGVTRNAAGALGLDDRGVLKVGARADIAHWQISHPAQLSYQFGVNKLLNLWILGRLS, encoded by the coding sequence ATGCACACAACCAACAATGATCAAGCGCTCTGGGATTTACTGATCACAGATGCCAATATCGCCACAATGGATCCTGCTGTTGATGCACCATACGGCGCCATTGAAAATGCAGCGATTGCCGTTAAAGATGGCAAAATTGCCTGGTTAGGTGCACAAACCGATTTACCTAAATTTGACGCGTTAGCAACGCCAACTGTCTCTGCTAAAGGGCAGTGGTTAACACCAGGGTTGATTGATTGTCACACTCACTTAGTGTTTGCCGGTAGCCGCGCAGAAGAGTTCGAGCAGCGTTTGCAAGGTGTTAGCTACGAACAAATCTCTGCAAACGGTGGCGGTATTGCAAGCACCGTACGTGCAACCCGCGAAGCCGACCACGAAACATTGTTTGTTAGTGCTAAAGAGCGCTTAAATGCGTTATACGCAGAAGGCGTGACAACTGTCGAGGTTAAATCTGGCTATGGTCTTGATTGCGAAAATGAAATTAAACTACTCGAAGTAGCTCGTTTACTCGGTGAAAATCACCCGGTTGATGTTAAAACCACGTTTTTAGGTGCGCATGCATTACCGCCTGAATATAAAGGCCGTAGTGATGAGTACATAGAGCTTGTTTGCGGTGAGATGCTTGACCGTGTTGTTGAAGCTGATTTAGCTGATGCCGTTGATGCTTTTTGTGAAAACGTAGGCTTTAGCAACGAGCAAACTCGTCGCGTTTTTGAAGCGGCTAAAAAGCACAACTTACCGGTTAAGTTGCACGCTGAGCAGCTATCTAATCAACATGGCGCAGAGCTTGTTGCAGAATTTAATGGCTTATCGGCAGATCATATTGAACACTTAGATGAAGCTGGCATTCAAGCAATGGCCAAAGCGGGCACTGCGGCGGTATTGTTACCAGGTGCATTTTACTTTTTACGCGAAACAAAGTATCCGCCAATTGAACTACTCCAGCAGTACCAAGTTCCGATCGCCATTTCAACCGACTTCAACCCTGGAACTTCACCATTATGTTCATTGCACTTAATGATGAATATGGCGTGCACTATTTTCCGTATGACACCAGAGCAAGCATTAGCTGGCGTAACACGAAACGCCGCGGGTGCGTTAGGTCTTGACGATCGTGGTGTGTTAAAAGTGGGGGCTCGGGCTGATATTGCTCATTGGCAAATATCCCACCCAGCACAATTAAGTTACCAATTCGGCGTAAATAAACTGTTAAATCTGTGGATTTTGGGTAGACTTAGTTAG